A region of the Nocardia higoensis genome:
CCGATCCCGCACAGTTTCGCCGATGTCCGGGTGGTCACCTCCCGCACCAGGCAGGAGGCCGGGTGACCCGGGCGGTGCTGTCCATCGGCTCCAATCTCGGCGACCGGCTCGCGCACCTGCGCGGCGTGGTCGACGAGTTCGCCGACTGCCTGGTCGCGGTCTCGCCGGTGTACACGACCGCGCCGTGGGGCGGAGTCGAGCAGGACGACTTCCTCAACGCGGTGGTGGTGGTCGACGACGACGCGCGTGAGCCGGGCGATTGGCTGGCCGCCGGGCAGCGCCTCGAGCAGGCCGCGCATCGGGTCAGGGAGATCCGTTGGGGCGCACGTACCCTCGATGTCGACGTGGTGTGGTGCGCCCGCGGCGGGGAGCCGGTGATCAGTGCCGATCCGGTATTGACTCTGCCGCACCCGCGCGCCCACGAACGCGCCTTCGTGCTGATCCCGTGGCTGGCCGCGCAGCCCGAGGCGGTTCTGGCCGTGTCGGGTGTCGAGCGGCCGGTGCGGGACTGGCTGGCCGATCTCGATGCCGCCGAGCGCGCGGGCGTGCGACGTACCGAGTTGTCGTTGAGTGCCCGCGCGGTCGCGGGGGAGGGATCCTCGGAGTGCAAC
Encoded here:
- the folK gene encoding 2-amino-4-hydroxy-6-hydroxymethyldihydropteridine diphosphokinase; this encodes MTRAVLSIGSNLGDRLAHLRGVVDEFADCLVAVSPVYTTAPWGGVEQDDFLNAVVVVDDDAREPGDWLAAGQRLEQAAHRVREIRWGARTLDVDVVWCARGGEPVISADPVLTLPHPRAHERAFVLIPWLAAQPEAVLAVSGVERPVRDWLADLDAAERAGVRRTELSLSARAVAGEGSSECN